In Halobacteriovorax marinus SJ, the following proteins share a genomic window:
- a CDS encoding class I SAM-dependent methyltransferase, giving the protein MRINQSTFSNLWRLFQITIGATFAKRRLLRRYYNNESSVLEVGCSLGNLTPAFAPYHNMTYLGVDIDSRVIGYAKKSFRNIENVSFVCADLRKMSREEKFDLVMLPGMLHHVSDELLVELLRSACELVSVGGRLLITDPLETSSSDPLMYRIFMKLEQGKFLRSKEELDKLVSSAVDLELLSSEVVPVYPTFIKVPKVCDFRVYYFQKS; this is encoded by the coding sequence GTGAGAATTAATCAATCTACATTTTCTAATTTATGGCGATTGTTTCAAATTACTATTGGTGCGACTTTCGCTAAAAGAAGGCTGTTGAGAAGGTACTATAATAATGAAAGTTCTGTGCTTGAGGTGGGGTGCTCTTTGGGGAATCTTACTCCTGCTTTTGCTCCGTATCATAATATGACGTATTTAGGGGTTGATATTGATAGTAGGGTGATAGGGTATGCAAAGAAGTCGTTTCGAAATATAGAGAATGTCAGCTTTGTTTGTGCTGATCTGAGGAAAATGAGCAGGGAGGAGAAGTTTGACCTAGTTATGTTGCCAGGAATGTTGCATCATGTTTCTGATGAGTTATTGGTGGAGCTTTTAAGGTCTGCATGTGAACTTGTTTCTGTTGGCGGTAGACTTTTAATAACCGATCCTTTGGAGACTAGTTCTTCGGATCCTTTGATGTATAGAATTTTTATGAAGCTGGAGCAGGGTAAGTTTCTTAGGAGTAAGGAGGAGTTAGATAAGCTGGTCTCTTCTGCCGTTGATCTTGAGCTTTTATCTTCGGAAGTTGTGCCAGTTTATCCTACATTTATTAAAGTCCCTAAAGTCTGTGACTTTAGGGTTTATTATTTTCAGAAAAGTTAA
- the rfbA gene encoding glucose-1-phosphate thymidylyltransferase RfbA produces the protein MKGIILAGGTGTRLYPATLPITKQLLPIYDKPMIYYPLSILMLSGIREILIISTPEDLPLYKKLLGCGERWGLKLSYAEQKKPDGLAQAFIIGESFVGNDKVCLVLGDNVFYGTDLSEKLQKAVKLNNTSAVIMAYHVQDPKRYGVVEFSKDKQVVSIEEKPHHPKSNYAVTGIYFYDNSVIEIAKTIKPSPRGELEITDINKEYMKRGALSVELLGRGIAWFDTGTHESMLEASTFISTIEKRQGLKISCPEEIAYNKGYISKQKLKTLGEKLSKSQYGQYILNLVKE, from the coding sequence ATGAAGGGAATAATTTTAGCCGGAGGAACAGGTACAAGACTTTATCCTGCAACCCTCCCCATAACAAAACAACTTCTTCCAATCTACGATAAACCAATGATCTACTACCCATTGTCAATACTTATGTTAAGTGGTATTAGAGAGATACTAATCATATCTACCCCTGAAGATCTCCCCTTATACAAAAAATTACTTGGTTGTGGAGAAAGATGGGGACTTAAGCTATCATACGCCGAGCAAAAAAAACCAGATGGACTCGCTCAGGCGTTTATCATTGGAGAAAGCTTTGTTGGCAACGACAAGGTATGCCTAGTACTTGGAGACAACGTGTTCTACGGAACAGATTTATCCGAAAAGCTCCAAAAGGCAGTAAAGCTCAATAATACCTCCGCAGTAATCATGGCATACCACGTTCAAGATCCCAAGAGATATGGAGTAGTTGAGTTCTCAAAAGACAAACAGGTAGTAAGCATTGAAGAAAAGCCTCATCACCCTAAATCAAACTATGCAGTTACAGGAATCTACTTTTACGACAATAGCGTTATAGAAATAGCTAAAACTATTAAACCCTCTCCGCGAGGAGAGCTAGAAATAACTGACATAAATAAGGAGTACATGAAGAGAGGGGCACTTTCAGTTGAACTACTCGGCAGGGGAATAGCCTGGTTTGATACTGGTACACACGAAAGCATGCTTGAGGCGTCCACCTTTATTTCAACAATTGAAAAAAGGCAAGGTCTCAAGATTTCTTGTCCAGAAGAGATTGCCTACAACAAAGGCTACATCTCTAAACAAAAACTAAAGACTCTTGGTGAAAAACTTTCAAAGAGTCAGTATGGGCAATACATTCTAAACCTAGTTAAGGAATAA
- a CDS encoding class I SAM-dependent methyltransferase, producing the protein MKKKNVFDESPSTYEDIVNENISMSGLDITFFTKLKIDEFRRRLPSLGIGDNPRILDFGCGVGETLKYLKDLSNDVCGFDISLESADLAAKRNPEVSIFSSLKELKKEKEFDIIVIVNVLHHVPPEEREEFSTQCRNLLRSGGWIFVFEHNPLNPATRYIVSNCEEDKDASLLNRRALDSVFSSRDFQCSSVSYIGFFPFRPKLFRVFERFMFWIPFGAQFCYLVQKK; encoded by the coding sequence ATGAAAAAGAAGAATGTTTTTGATGAGTCTCCTAGCACTTATGAGGATATTGTTAATGAAAATATTTCTATGTCTGGTTTGGATATTACTTTTTTTACAAAATTAAAAATAGATGAATTTAGGCGTAGATTACCGTCCTTGGGAATTGGAGATAATCCTCGAATCTTGGACTTTGGTTGTGGGGTTGGAGAGACTCTAAAGTACCTGAAGGATCTTAGTAATGATGTGTGTGGTTTTGATATTAGTTTGGAAAGTGCAGACCTTGCTGCGAAACGAAATCCTGAGGTCTCCATTTTCTCAAGTTTGAAGGAATTGAAAAAGGAAAAAGAATTCGATATTATTGTGATTGTAAATGTTCTTCATCATGTGCCTCCGGAAGAGAGGGAGGAGTTTTCGACTCAATGTAGAAACTTACTTCGTAGTGGTGGATGGATCTTTGTATTTGAGCATAACCCCTTGAATCCTGCGACAAGATATATTGTTTCGAACTGTGAAGAGGATAAAGACGCGTCTCTTTTAAATCGTAGAGCGCTAGATAGTGTTTTCAGTAGTAGAGATTTTCAGTGCTCTAGTGTATCTTATATTGGTTTTTTTCCGTTTCGACCCAAGTTGTTTCGTGTTTTCGAGAGGTTTATGTTCTGGATACCATTTGGAGCACAATTTTGCTATCTCGTTCAAAAGAAGTAG
- the galE gene encoding UDP-glucose 4-epimerase GalE encodes MAKILVTGGAGYIGSHIVNLLRSTEHEVVVYDDLSTGRRESVTFGRLVVGELEDIEKLEGLIQEERFDACFHFAGSIIVPESVENPLKYYNNNTQNTLDLINLCVENNINKFIFSSTAAVYGEPAGGVCTEETSTNPINPYGRTKLMTEWMLQDVAKAHKDFEYIALRYFNVAGASVDGRVGQCSPLSTHLIKLACEAALGKREELLIFGDDYETRDGTCIRDYIHTDDLARAHLDALDYLLGGGKSEVMNCGYGNGFTVKEVIDVVKRVSGVNFRVKVAPRRDGDPPVLMSKTEKISKKLRWKPKYNDLSVIVKTALDWEREL; translated from the coding sequence ATGGCTAAGATTTTGGTTACCGGAGGAGCAGGGTATATTGGCTCACATATTGTAAATTTACTTCGATCAACCGAGCATGAAGTCGTTGTTTACGATGATTTATCTACAGGAAGAAGGGAGAGTGTAACCTTTGGGCGCTTAGTTGTCGGTGAGCTAGAGGATATTGAGAAACTAGAGGGATTGATTCAAGAAGAAAGATTTGATGCTTGTTTTCATTTTGCTGGGTCTATAATTGTTCCAGAGAGTGTTGAAAATCCTTTAAAGTATTATAATAATAATACTCAAAATACTTTAGACCTAATTAATCTCTGTGTAGAAAATAATATTAATAAATTTATATTCTCATCAACTGCTGCTGTTTATGGGGAGCCTGCGGGTGGAGTTTGTACTGAAGAAACTTCAACAAATCCGATTAACCCATATGGACGAACTAAGTTGATGACAGAATGGATGTTACAAGATGTAGCAAAAGCTCATAAGGACTTTGAATATATTGCTTTAAGATACTTCAATGTTGCAGGTGCAAGTGTTGACGGAAGAGTTGGGCAATGTTCCCCTCTTTCAACTCATCTTATAAAACTTGCTTGTGAAGCGGCGCTTGGAAAAAGAGAAGAACTTTTAATCTTTGGAGACGACTATGAGACGAGAGATGGAACCTGTATAAGGGACTATATTCATACTGATGATTTGGCTCGGGCCCACTTAGATGCTCTTGATTATCTTCTTGGTGGTGGTAAGTCTGAAGTAATGAATTGTGGATATGGTAATGGATTTACCGTTAAAGAGGTTATTGATGTTGTAAAGAGGGTGTCAGGAGTGAACTTTAGAGTTAAAGTTGCTCCAAGAAGGGATGGTGATCCTCCTGTGTTAATGTCAAAAACGGAAAAGATTTCAAAAAAGCTTAGGTGGAAACCTAAATATAATGATCTAAGTGTAATTGTAAAAACTGCACTAGATTGGGAAAGAGAATTGTAG
- a CDS encoding glycosyltransferase family 2 protein, with the protein MNRAHYDVSVVVPCYKDEGNILELYARLSSTLKDKQLTYEVIYINDGSPDNSKEVLNSLADKHPELTVIHHSRNFGLMSVYDTGAKQSLGDCVIFMDGDLQDPPEVIPKFIDKWREGYDVVYGQAISRDEKLLRKIGYWLFYRLWDKLSNFEIPHDSGDFSLIDRKVVDVINQLQEKERFFRGLRAWVGFKQTCVPFHRDKRFSGTTTQSLYNYLSWAIFAITSFSHKPLRFLSLIAVVTAGINILWFLSLLLMYIFNIKGPEGYLMLISLNLILGSLLLICLGTISEYITRIYSEIKRRPTSIISETINCHRLNFSENNKP; encoded by the coding sequence ATGAATAGAGCCCATTATGACGTTTCTGTTGTGGTCCCATGCTACAAGGATGAAGGAAACATACTAGAGCTTTACGCCAGACTATCGTCAACACTTAAAGACAAGCAACTTACCTATGAAGTTATTTATATCAACGACGGAAGCCCAGACAACTCCAAAGAAGTTCTGAACTCTCTAGCTGATAAACACCCAGAGCTTACAGTAATACACCACAGTAGAAACTTTGGATTAATGAGTGTCTATGACACAGGTGCAAAACAATCTCTTGGAGACTGTGTCATCTTTATGGATGGAGACCTTCAGGACCCTCCAGAGGTAATTCCAAAGTTTATAGACAAATGGAGAGAGGGTTACGACGTTGTATACGGCCAAGCAATAAGTAGAGACGAAAAGCTCCTAAGAAAAATCGGCTATTGGCTCTTTTACAGACTCTGGGACAAACTTTCAAACTTCGAAATCCCTCACGACTCAGGAGACTTCTCCCTCATAGACCGAAAAGTTGTGGATGTAATCAACCAGCTCCAAGAAAAAGAGAGGTTTTTCAGAGGACTTAGAGCATGGGTAGGCTTTAAGCAAACATGTGTCCCATTCCACAGAGACAAACGATTTTCCGGCACAACCACCCAATCATTATATAACTATCTGTCCTGGGCTATTTTCGCTATAACATCCTTCTCCCACAAACCACTAAGGTTTCTATCACTAATTGCAGTTGTCACAGCAGGGATTAATATTCTCTGGTTTCTGAGCCTCCTCTTAATGTATATCTTCAACATTAAAGGACCAGAGGGCTACCTAATGCTTATATCTCTCAACTTGATCCTAGGAAGCCTCCTTCTAATATGCCTAGGCACAATCTCAGAGTATATCACAAGAATCTACTCCGAAATAAAAAGAAGACCAACTTCAATAATAAGTGAAACCATCAACTGCCATAGGCTTAACTTTTCTGAAAATAATAAACCCTAA
- the rfbB gene encoding dTDP-glucose 4,6-dehydratase, translating to MKPTIILTGCAGFIGSNFVNSIAQINEIRKAYNFLIIDNLTYCGIYESIKESIDNNEHLSFKRIDIRNPSEVAELKKIKNPHGIIHFAAESHVDNSIKNPNIFIETNIIGTLNLLNLSLKLRETNSNFRFLHISTDEVYGSLRELENAFTENHQIKPSSPYSSSKAGSDLLVKSYFHTYSLNTVITRCSNNYGPFQFPEKLIPKTIINGLSGMPIPIYGNGMNIRDWIYVDDHNRGVWAAYTKGKSGETYNLGGECEKRNIEIAKNILKRINRSEDLIIYTEDRLGHDWRYAVDIKKSQEELSWKPKTSFPEGIDKTIEWYKENQKWVQLAQARII from the coding sequence ATGAAACCAACAATTATACTTACAGGATGTGCAGGCTTTATAGGAAGTAACTTTGTCAACTCAATTGCCCAAATAAATGAGATAAGGAAAGCATACAACTTCTTAATTATAGACAACCTTACCTATTGCGGAATATATGAATCAATTAAAGAGTCTATTGATAACAATGAACACCTTTCCTTCAAAAGGATCGACATCAGAAACCCATCTGAAGTCGCTGAACTTAAAAAGATTAAAAACCCTCATGGAATTATACATTTTGCAGCTGAATCCCATGTTGACAACTCAATCAAAAATCCCAATATATTTATTGAAACAAACATAATCGGAACGTTAAATCTACTCAACTTATCACTAAAACTCAGAGAAACAAATTCCAACTTTCGATTCCTACACATAAGCACTGATGAGGTCTACGGCTCCCTAAGAGAACTTGAAAATGCTTTTACAGAAAATCATCAAATCAAACCAAGCAGCCCCTACAGTTCCTCAAAAGCAGGCTCCGACCTTTTAGTAAAATCATATTTTCATACATACTCACTCAATACTGTTATTACTCGCTGTTCCAACAACTATGGCCCTTTTCAGTTTCCGGAAAAACTTATTCCTAAAACTATAATCAATGGACTAAGCGGTATGCCAATACCTATTTATGGAAACGGAATGAATATACGTGACTGGATTTATGTAGATGATCATAATAGAGGAGTTTGGGCTGCATACACCAAGGGAAAATCTGGAGAAACTTACAACCTAGGAGGAGAATGTGAAAAAAGAAATATAGAGATTGCTAAGAATATTTTAAAAAGAATAAATAGAAGTGAAGATTTAATTATATACACCGAAGATAGACTTGGACACGATTGGCGCTATGCTGTTGACATTAAAAAATCTCAAGAGGAACTTAGTTGGAAGCCGAAAACTTCTTTCCCCGAAGGAATAGACAAAACTATTGAGTGGTACAAAGAAAATCAGAAATGGGTACAGCTAGCACAAGCAAGGATCATATAA
- a CDS encoding glycosyltransferase: MKVVLLHDWLTGFRGGERVLEVFCEIFPDAPLYTLIYDKGSTSPIIENRKIKSSFLNYIPGVKKHYRKFLPLFPLAAQSLKIIEDADLVISSSHCVIKGVRKPSGAKHISYIHSPMRYLYDQFDVYFGKEAPFYQRLGAMIFKNYLIKWDLQSNSNVDVPIANANFVQERIRKYYQLDCDVIHPFVDLKDFKENQESPAEKEDYYLMVTAFAPNKRVDLAISAFNKLGKKLKIIGSGQQEDYLKEIANENIEFLGNLSREEVVTHFSRAKALVFPGTEDFGITPLEALASGTPVIAYRFGGVLETLNDDVAVFFDKQDKAGLIGAVADFEKKVFVRSNLYSRAEEFSREKFIEKIKHLVEKTMESKNG; the protein is encoded by the coding sequence TTGAAAGTCGTATTACTTCATGATTGGTTAACTGGCTTTAGAGGTGGAGAGCGCGTTCTTGAAGTATTTTGTGAGATTTTTCCGGATGCTCCACTATACACTTTGATATATGACAAGGGTTCTACTAGTCCTATAATTGAAAATAGAAAAATCAAGTCATCATTTTTAAACTATATACCTGGAGTAAAAAAACACTACAGAAAATTTCTTCCCTTGTTTCCTCTTGCTGCACAAAGTTTAAAGATTATTGAAGATGCCGATTTAGTTATAAGTTCTTCTCATTGTGTAATAAAGGGAGTTCGCAAGCCAAGTGGGGCAAAGCATATTAGCTATATCCATAGTCCAATGAGGTATTTGTATGATCAGTTTGATGTTTATTTTGGTAAGGAAGCACCTTTTTATCAAAGACTTGGAGCAATGATATTTAAAAACTACTTAATTAAATGGGATTTGCAAAGTAATTCAAATGTTGATGTTCCAATTGCAAATGCTAATTTTGTTCAAGAAAGAATTCGTAAATATTATCAATTAGATTGTGATGTCATTCATCCATTTGTAGACCTAAAAGACTTTAAAGAGAACCAAGAAAGCCCGGCAGAAAAAGAAGATTATTATTTAATGGTAACGGCTTTTGCTCCAAACAAGAGAGTAGACTTGGCGATAAGTGCATTTAACAAACTAGGTAAGAAATTAAAAATTATTGGCTCAGGCCAACAAGAGGATTATCTTAAAGAAATTGCTAATGAAAATATTGAATTTTTAGGAAATTTGTCACGAGAAGAAGTAGTAACACACTTTTCAAGAGCTAAGGCCCTAGTCTTTCCTGGTACTGAGGATTTTGGGATAACTCCGTTAGAGGCGTTGGCCAGTGGGACACCAGTTATCGCATATCGGTTTGGTGGTGTACTTGAAACATTGAATGATGATGTTGCTGTATTTTTTGATAAGCAAGATAAAGCAGGCTTAATTGGTGCAGTCGCAGATTTCGAGAAAAAAGTCTTCGTAAGGTCTAATCTTTATTCTAGAGCGGAAGAGTTTTCGAGAGAAAAATTCATAGAGAAAATAAAACATTTAGTAGAAAAGACTATGGAAAGTAAAAATGGCTAA
- a CDS encoding O-antigen ligase family protein, with product MHKISLKLTYASLFILAVGIFTSVSISAISHVLLIIPGVYFFYKDFIKKEKPIELSGSSVFLLLMIGSIILSVIFNLDILENPLKNLFKIKYFIIPWLGVFAVQRLIDEDLSPKKKNILINTFLIATTVATISGLIGLYTGFNPIKMKSACHSTRACGLYGMYMTYGYGVSLFAVLMTSLVFLKKNIVNRPLLYIATLFGLVGTVLSFARGGWLGYIAGVGAFFFKKNIKVFLVSIVVLITLVTTAFFTSSTVKDMVSNRSTSNDQRIAFYLTAYAAFKERPLFGWGYRNFEPNVKEIKKKYNIAYPDFGGHAHNNILEHLASTGIVGFICTLGFFVTWLMESYKRKDLTGILTFPFVVSFLTSGLFQYTFGDGENLFLLMGVWTIFRLKKCSSEGTP from the coding sequence ATGCACAAAATCTCACTTAAACTTACCTATGCATCTTTATTTATTCTTGCTGTTGGAATCTTTACTTCGGTAAGTATAAGTGCGATCAGTCATGTACTCTTAATTATTCCGGGTGTTTACTTTTTTTATAAAGACTTTATTAAGAAAGAAAAACCAATTGAATTATCTGGAAGTTCAGTTTTTCTACTTCTTATGATTGGGTCTATTATTCTCTCAGTAATCTTTAATTTAGATATCCTAGAGAATCCTTTAAAGAATCTCTTTAAAATTAAATACTTCATTATTCCATGGCTTGGAGTCTTTGCAGTGCAAAGACTCATTGATGAAGACCTATCTCCAAAAAAGAAGAATATTCTCATCAATACTTTCTTGATTGCAACAACGGTAGCTACTATCTCAGGCCTAATTGGTCTCTATACTGGCTTTAATCCAATAAAGATGAAGTCAGCTTGTCATTCGACAAGAGCATGTGGTCTGTACGGAATGTATATGACTTATGGTTATGGAGTAAGTCTTTTTGCTGTTCTTATGACTTCACTTGTATTTCTAAAGAAAAATATTGTGAACAGACCCCTTTTATATATCGCCACACTCTTTGGATTAGTTGGTACTGTGCTTTCTTTCGCTAGAGGAGGATGGCTTGGCTATATCGCAGGTGTTGGGGCCTTCTTTTTTAAGAAAAATATTAAGGTCTTCCTAGTTTCAATTGTAGTTTTAATAACTCTAGTCACAACTGCATTTTTTACAAGTAGCACAGTAAAAGACATGGTGAGCAATAGATCTACTTCCAATGATCAGAGAATTGCCTTCTATCTGACGGCGTACGCTGCTTTCAAGGAGAGACCACTCTTTGGTTGGGGTTATAGAAACTTTGAGCCAAATGTAAAAGAAATAAAAAAGAAGTATAATATAGCTTATCCAGATTTTGGGGGACATGCCCACAATAATATTCTGGAGCATTTAGCGTCAACGGGAATTGTAGGGTTTATTTGTACTCTCGGCTTCTTTGTTACGTGGTTAATGGAGTCATATAAAAGAAAAGATCTTACAGGCATTCTAACATTTCCATTTGTGGTAAGCTTTCTTACTTCTGGATTATTTCAGTACACCTTTGGAGATGGAGAGAACTTATTTTTGCTTATGGGAGTTTGGACAATTTTTAGACTTAAGAAGTGTAGTAGTGAGGGGACTCCTTGA